AGTCGCGTCTTACCCAGTCGCCTGAATGAATATTCAGGACAGTTCCCATTAAGTCTGAGCCTCTGTGTCGCAAATTCCACAGCGCGTCCATAGCAGCGTGCGCTCGATGCTCGAATATCGGTTCGCCACTCAGACGAGACAAAGCTGCGAATTCAAGAAGAATTGTACCCGCGCAGGCTGTACACGTTTCACGTGATCGTCTGAGTTGATCGTCCTTCATGCCGAATTTGAGGTTGACCCGAGCATGTGGAATACCCGTCGTGGTGTTGAAAGCAGGTAGAAGTCTGTAGCCGAGGTCCTTGGCCATTTCTAGAAGTTCGCCGCGATACCATGACATTATATTAAGATGTTTCTGAAGAAACTCCGCGAGAATATGTGCGGAGAGCAATCCGCCAACCATTCGAATGTTTGTCTCGAAAACCGAGACAATCACATCGTTGTCGAACGAGACGTCCTTTATGACTAGCTTGACCCCTTTTTCGAATTCCTCCAGGTCGCCCATGATGACCAGGGTGTCAAGTGTGTCGACTAGGGTCATGGAGAAGCTGCAACGGAGGAATATGTGAAACTTAGAGACATGTCAAGTTTATTTGTTTGCGTCTTACTTTCCCAGGACATCGTCCAAGTCTCCACGAGACGGTGTTACTCCTTTGAATCGACCCTTGCACGACAGCGGCATCAACTCGTCCGCAGGGTAAGCGTTCTGCATGTAGGCATTGTACGCGTGGTAGAACATCTCTCGCGCCTCCTCTCTGCAAGTCAGAAGATCAGTTTAGTTGGCATTTACCGCATCTGCCATGCAAGCAAAACAAATTGACTTACTTCAGCTCCTCCTTCTCCCGCTTGGACATGTTCTGTGTCGGCAACGAGTCGCATGTTGTCAATTGAAAGTAGTTGACGAGCAGAAAGATAAGCCaacagaaaattttgtccggactCGTACCCATTTCTGCTGATGTCGGCGAAACAATGCGAGAAAGTTGTTTgggaaaattaaatttgtcAAGCTATTGTTGTTCCTCTGGATTATCTCTGGTTGCAACTTCACTCCCGGGGATTTTGTAATCAGATGAAAACTAACGAATTCTAGACAATTTGATGGTGGAGAGGTAAAAGGAGCGAGTACTATTTTAACGAAATCATTGGGACTTTGTTGGTATTCGTGTTTTCCGTCCTGATAAATAGAATGTTGGAAAAAAACTGTTCGACGTTTGACGCACTGTGACTGGTCATTGACAGCTGTGTTGTGAAGTGTCGTGTTCACAGTGCAGCCAAGGTGACGTCGATGAAAGGGCCCAGATGACAGCAGGCACACAGAACCCCTATTTTTGGCGAGGAATAGTGATTGAAGCGCTACCTGTGAGTGAGTTATGGCGATGCTACGTTTCGTAAACGTCAGTTGTCAATTCTCTTGGCCGTTTCTAAAATAATATGCAGCGATTAAGGACCAACCAAGTAATAAGAGTCGACAATTTGGATCTAGTTCTTTGaaacaggtactcattcacagctgagtcgaattATATCCGATACCCAGGCACGATACACGCTCCTttggcaccagtgagatttgaaccgcgacatttTATCAGTTCCGTAGAGCACATCATCCTATTTAGGacaaaaaaagataatttttcgCTTTGAATTTTACTAACTCTAAAAGCAAAGAACAATCATCATTGCCTCGCAATTTCTACAAATCGTTCTCTACCAAACAAGTCTTTATAAGATTTTAAAAACGCTAAGCTCCTCGCGAATTTCTTATCTATGATATCTCGAATAGTATGAGTCTGCGAACTATCCACTTCCAGCCACATTTTCCCGTCTTTATTCAAATTTGTTTCTGCTATTCGACATAGAATTCGAACAATTTTCAGTCCATCCGGACCGCCGTCGAGCGCTCTGAGATCTTCGTAtctaaaaataaagataatttcAGTCACATCATCCTCATTTTGAAGCAAAATCAACCAAAACTAACAATTTAATCTCCGGCGCCAGCTTCAAAATATCGGAAGACTTCACATACGGTGGGTTACTGACGATTACATCGAACTTTTGTTTCTCGATTTCCTCTGGCAGAATTTGTTCTTCGGTCACTTTGTGATAAATCACATTCAAGCGTTGATCCACCCCTGCTTCACGAGCGTTGAACTTGGTGAGATTGCACGCTAGGCGACTGCAATCCAAGGCAACAATTGAAGCTTCAGGAAGCTCTTGAAGAAGGGAGCAGGTGATTGCCCCTGATCCGCATCCCACTTCCAGTATTTGATAGGATTCCGATGGTTTGAGATCCTTTGCTATGAACTCCACTAATTGCTCTGTTTCTGGACGGGGGATGAATACAGGAGGAATCATACGAAGCCGGATGTTGCGGAAATCCCAGTTGCCTATGACATACTGGATGGGCATATGTGATATTCGGCATTCGCAGAGTTTGTTGAATTTTTCTTGTTGTTCGTCGTTGAGAAATAAGTTGTTGTAGTTGTTTATGGAAGCCTGTGAAGAAAGAAAGATGGTTTAATACAGAACATCTCAAGAGAATCGACTTGTTTTTAGCACACTTCGCAGCTACTCCTCATTCAGCAACCGACCTATAACTTTTATGTTCCTTTATTACTGAACCAGATTGAAGGAGAACACAAGTCAAAACCTCCCCTAATCCATTTAAACCCTGATATTGACTACTTACAAAATCTACATCCAAAACGTGAGATATTATACATTTGATGGCGAAGTCAGAATCGTCGATGTTTTCCTCTTCGAATTTTCGCTTCCAGGCACTGACAGCATTCACCGCGGGTATTTTGCACATTTGTCGACTCCATGCTTTCAAGTGAATATGGTTTGGATTCAGGAATCTAAtgattttattcataatttcCTTAAATTAGAGGAGAGAATTGTTTGGAGAATGTGACAATCGGCAAAGTGACAGATGTCATCCTCCGTCATGTTTGGCAGCTCTACGTAAACTCTTCCTAGAGTCGACGATTGCATATATGCAGGCAGTTTAGGTTAAATGCTTCCCGGAGGTTTTTGACAAGAACGACGTGTTTAACgaatttgttttaaatttcttcattttaaCCTTGTCAGCGTTAGAATGTGAATTAACTGAACATGATGAGGTAGAGCAACCATGCGGATACAATCCTGTACTGGACCAATGCATGGTGTAGCCAGGCAGAGCAATTCCTGCgcctccttaatgtatgacctatccactgcctctTCCGTCATCCGATCAAAGGGCGTATGTGTACCAGGTTTCACCAAGCTaatcgtttgagatagtatcaggccagggtactccgatgatacgacacagaGAGGGCTTGACGGCGGCTTCTAACTTTTGAGTGATAGTggcgttcactttccatgtgctactaccatatagcaacacagaaagaatactagcacagaacaaacTAAGCTTCATCTTGGTATTGATATAATAGTGTAGAGGCGCTGCAGTGTGGAGCCGTTTAGCAGAGATTTGTCCAAGTTCCACACCAAAGTAGCGCAACTCACCACGACTTGAGCGGTCTTCTGGAAAATTTGCTACCTGCTCTACTGTCAGTctcaatcatttttgaaaaaggagCCGAGTCTCGCATTCGCCCGTTACTTCAAaaagtagtctctcgcagccAGCTTAGCATAATGTGCAGCACTCCATCCGGACTGCTGGCTCTCATATCTTCTCGAATCTTCCATCCATTATCAccccaaaaactcgctgttgctaagaaagaattcgacacacttttaaagcagggtatcgcagaccatcaaatagatGCTGGTCTTC
The window above is part of the Hermetia illucens chromosome 3, iHerIll2.2.curated.20191125, whole genome shotgun sequence genome. Proteins encoded here:
- the LOC119651646 gene encoding MTRF1L release factor glutamine methyltransferase; translated protein: MNKIIRFLNPNHIHLKAWSRQMCKIPAVNAVSAWKRKFEEENIDDSDFAIKCIISHVLDVDFASINNYNNLFLNDEQQEKFNKLCECRISHMPIQYVIGNWDFRNIRLRMIPPVFIPRPETEQLVEFIAKDLKPSESYQILEVGCGSGAITCSLLQELPEASIVALDCSRLACNLTKFNAREAGVDQRLNVIYHKVTEEQILPEEIEKQKFDVIVSNPPYVKSSDILKLAPEIKLYEDLRALDGGPDGLKIVRILCRIAETNLNKDGKMWLEVDSSQTHTIRDIIDKKFARSLAFLKSYKDLFGRERFVEIARQ